Genomic DNA from Rhodoferax mekongensis:
GCTGCGCATCGAGCTGGCGCAGGCCGCCCCCCTGGGCCGCATGCGCGGCTGGCAGCCCAGCCGGCCGGTGGTGCAATGGAGCGTGACGCTGTGAACCCCACCGGCCTGTTCGCATGACGCTGGTAGCAGGCCTGGGCTTCAGAGCCGGGTGTGGTGTGGACTCCCTGCGCTCGGCCTTGCAGGCAGCGTTGCAGGCGGCCTCTGCCCACCAAGGTGAAGAACTCAGCTTCGCGCACATCGGTGCGCTAGCCACCGCTGCCGACAAAGCCCAACACCCCGCCCTGCTGCAACTGGCCGCAGAACTACAGCTCGATATTCACGCCGTTTCTTTGCCCCTACTGGAAAAAACACCCTCTAGCCCCAGCGAACACGTGCCTGATCGCTACGGAAATCATAGCGTCGCTGAATCGGCCGCACTCGCAGCGGCAGGCCCAGTCGCGGCGCTCTTGGGCGGCCGCAGCATCAGCCCCGACCGCATGGCCACTGCCGCTCTCGCTTGCATAGAAAATA
This window encodes:
- a CDS encoding cobalamin biosynthesis protein, which codes for MTLVAGLGFRAGCGVDSLRSALQAALQAASAHQGEELSFAHIGALATAADKAQHPALLQLAAELQLDIHAVSLPLLEKTPSSPSEHVPDRYGNHSVAESAALAAAGPVAALLGGRSISPDRMATAALACIENTSP